A single genomic interval of Croceibacter atlanticus HTCC2559 harbors:
- the fabG gene encoding 3-oxoacyl-ACP reductase FabG yields the protein MSEKTKYALVTGGSRGIGRAVCIQLAKDSDYKILINYNSNETAANETKVAVEAEGNKAELLKFDVANAESVSKSLDAWQESNPEAVIEVLVNNAGINKDGLFMWMTTQDWNSVINTSLNGFFNVTNHLIKQLLVNKYGRIINMVSVSGVKGTPGQTNYSAAKGAVVAATKALAQEVAKRNVTVNAVAPGFINTDMTSELNEKELKKLIPANRFGEAEEVAHLVSFLASRNASYITGEVININGGIYS from the coding sequence ATGTCAGAAAAAACAAAATATGCATTGGTTACAGGTGGCTCAAGAGGTATTGGCAGAGCAGTTTGCATTCAACTAGCAAAAGACAGTGATTATAAAATCCTTATAAACTACAATAGCAATGAAACTGCAGCAAATGAGACAAAAGTTGCTGTAGAAGCTGAAGGCAATAAAGCTGAACTTTTAAAATTTGATGTTGCCAATGCAGAAAGTGTATCAAAATCTTTAGACGCTTGGCAGGAAAGCAACCCAGAAGCTGTTATAGAAGTTTTAGTTAATAATGCAGGTATAAATAAAGATGGCTTATTTATGTGGATGACAACTCAAGATTGGAACAGTGTTATAAATACCAGTTTAAATGGGTTTTTTAATGTCACCAATCATCTTATTAAGCAATTATTGGTAAATAAATACGGTCGTATTATAAATATGGTATCTGTATCTGGCGTAAAAGGTACACCTGGCCAAACCAATTATTCTGCCGCTAAAGGTGCTGTAGTTGCTGCAACTAAAGCTTTAGCACAAGAAGTGGCAAAAAGAAATGTTACCGTAAATGCTGTAGCTCCTGGTTTTATAAATACAGATATGACAAGTGAGCTTAATGAAAAGGAACTTAAAAAGTTAATTCCTGCCAATAGGTTTGGAGAAGCAGAAGAAGTTGCGCATTTAGTCTCCTTTTTAGCTTCAAGAAATGCTTCGTATATTACCGGAGAAGTCATTAATATTAATGGCGGTATCTATTCATAA
- a CDS encoding beta-ketoacyl-[acyl-carrier-protein] synthase family protein, with amino-acid sequence MKRVVITGMGIYSCIGKNLSEVKESLYNGVSGIKYDPDRKEFGYRSCLSGMVELPDLKKQLSRRERISMGQEGFYAYASTIEALENAKISQDYLNENEVGILFGNDSTAKSVIDSIDKVRDKKDTTLVGSGAIFQAMNSTVTMNLSTIFKLRGVNMTISAACASGSHAIGLGYHLIKSGLQDIIICGGAQEINKEAFGSFDGLGVFSTNENPEKASRPFDKDRDGLIPSGGAATVVIESYESAIKRGAPILGEIIGYGFSSNGEHISTPNVEGPSIAMNKAIQMANIDPKTITYVNAHATSTPVGDANEALAIAKVFGDYKPYVSSTKSMTGHECWMAGASEIVYSMLMMQHSFIAPNINLEHPDEAAQNLNLVSKTMDKNFNVFLSNSFGFGGTNSALIIKKIVTEDD; translated from the coding sequence ATGAAACGTGTGGTCATCACTGGTATGGGAATTTATTCTTGTATCGGTAAAAATCTTTCTGAAGTAAAAGAATCTCTTTATAATGGTGTGTCTGGTATTAAATATGACCCAGATAGAAAAGAGTTTGGGTATAGGTCTTGTCTTTCTGGCATGGTCGAGCTTCCAGACCTTAAAAAACAACTGTCAAGAAGAGAGCGTATAAGTATGGGACAAGAAGGTTTTTACGCTTATGCTTCTACAATTGAAGCTTTAGAAAATGCTAAAATATCTCAAGACTATTTAAATGAAAATGAAGTAGGCATCTTATTTGGTAATGATAGCACTGCAAAATCTGTGATAGATTCAATAGACAAAGTTAGAGATAAGAAAGACACCACATTAGTTGGGTCTGGAGCTATTTTTCAAGCTATGAACTCCACAGTTACCATGAATCTTTCTACCATCTTTAAATTAAGAGGTGTAAACATGACTATTAGTGCTGCCTGCGCAAGTGGTTCTCATGCCATTGGTTTAGGCTACCACCTAATTAAAAGCGGCCTTCAGGATATTATAATTTGCGGTGGTGCTCAAGAAATTAATAAGGAAGCCTTTGGTAGTTTTGATGGTCTAGGCGTTTTTTCTACCAATGAAAATCCGGAGAAAGCTTCACGCCCTTTCGATAAAGACAGAGACGGTTTAATACCAAGTGGTGGCGCGGCTACTGTGGTCATAGAAAGTTATGAATCTGCAATTAAAAGAGGTGCGCCAATTCTTGGAGAAATTATAGGTTATGGCTTTTCATCTAATGGAGAGCACATTTCCACACCAAATGTCGAAGGGCCATCTATAGCAATGAACAAAGCTATACAGATGGCAAACATAGACCCTAAGACAATTACCTATGTTAACGCACACGCCACTTCGACACCAGTAGGAGATGCTAATGAAGCGTTAGCTATTGCAAAGGTATTTGGAGACTACAAGCCTTATGTTAGCAGTACAAAATCTATGACCGGTCACGAATGCTGGATGGCAGGAGCTAGTGAAATTGTTTACTCTATGCTAATGATGCAACACTCGTTTATTGCTCCTAATATTAACTTGGAACATCCTGATGAAGCTGCCCAAAATTTAAACTTGGTATCTAAAACTATGGATAAAAATTTTAATGTATTTTTGTCCAATTCTTTTGGATTTGGCGGGACCAATTCAGCATTAATTATCAAAAAAATTGTAACGGAAGATGACTAA
- a CDS encoding LpxL/LpxP family acyltransferase: MATKWEGKSKGTVLGYKIFVFFIKNLGLTAAYILLVPVALYYLLFSVKSTKALFYYFNKRLVYSNIKSLWSVYKNYIVFGQTIIDKTAIGSGLKHKFTYEFDGIEKLNALLKQGKGGILISAHIGNFEIGEFFFDDIDLQSQINLVITDAEHQHIKAYLNKVTHKSNLKIIVIQNDFSHIYKISAALNNGELVCITGDRYIDNTKTFTDTFLGAEAEFPSGPFQIASKLKTPVAFVYVMKASKTHYHLYTRTTQTEQKSAQEILKVYIQDLELVLQKYPLQWFNYFKFWN, from the coding sequence ATGGCTACCAAATGGGAAGGAAAATCTAAAGGCACAGTTTTAGGCTATAAAATCTTTGTATTCTTTATTAAGAATCTTGGTCTTACTGCAGCTTATATTCTCCTCGTACCTGTAGCATTGTATTACCTCTTATTTAGCGTTAAAAGCACCAAAGCTTTATTTTATTATTTTAATAAAAGGCTAGTATACTCTAACATTAAAAGCCTTTGGTCTGTTTATAAGAACTATATAGTTTTTGGACAGACTATTATAGACAAAACAGCTATTGGTAGTGGTTTAAAACATAAATTCACTTATGAGTTTGATGGTATAGAGAAGCTAAACGCACTATTAAAACAAGGAAAAGGCGGTATTTTAATAAGTGCCCACATAGGTAATTTTGAAATTGGAGAATTCTTTTTTGATGATATCGATTTACAATCTCAAATAAACCTAGTTATTACAGATGCAGAACACCAACACATTAAAGCGTACCTAAATAAGGTTACACACAAATCAAACCTTAAGATAATAGTTATTCAAAATGACTTTTCTCATATCTATAAGATTAGTGCAGCATTAAATAATGGAGAATTGGTGTGCATAACAGGAGATCGCTATATAGATAATACCAAAACATTTACAGATACTTTTTTAGGTGCAGAAGCAGAGTTTCCTTCAGGACCATTTCAAATAGCATCTAAACTAAAAACACCTGTTGCTTTTGTATATGTTATGAAAGCGTCTAAAACACATTACCATTTATACACGCGTACCACACAAACCGAACAAAAATCGGCACAAGAAATTTTAAAAGTTTACATACAAGATTTAGAACTTGTACTTCAAAAATATCCTTTACAGTGGTTTAATTATTTTAAGTTTTGGAACTAA
- a CDS encoding HAL/PAL/TAL family ammonia-lyase, which produces MFTLKGKLEISDFYQVVFNKEQITIDKSVTELVEESFNFLKSFSENKVIYGVNTGFGPMAQYKIEDSQRIQLQYNLIRSHASGTGNPLTGRYVKAAMLARLNTLCLGNSGVHKSVVALMAELINKDITPLIYEHGGVGASGDLVQLAHMALVLIGEGEVFVKGQRLLTKDVFTKDNLNPIKVELREGLAIMNGTSVMTGIGIVNTLYTRRLLHWMVACSSAINEIVQAYDDHLSFELNNTKKHVGQRDIAEMMRNHLSDSKLTRKREHHLYKDNKNVTVFEEKVQEYYSLRCVPQILGPVLDTLNMVEKILIEEVNSANDNPIVNVKDKQVYHGGNFHGDYVSLEMDKLKIVVAKLSMLAERQLNYLLNSKLNNILTPFVNLGQLGLNFGMQGVQFTATSTTAENQMLSNPMYVHSIPNNNDNQDVVSMGTNAALITKKVIENAFEVVAIELITIVQAIEFLDVKDKVSSKTKVFFDQIREIVPAFKEDVVMYPYVNKVKSFIIETEIEQD; this is translated from the coding sequence ATGTTTACACTAAAGGGTAAATTAGAAATCTCAGATTTTTACCAAGTTGTTTTTAATAAAGAACAGATTACCATAGATAAATCTGTTACAGAGCTTGTTGAAGAAAGCTTCAATTTTTTAAAATCGTTTTCTGAAAATAAAGTTATTTATGGTGTAAATACTGGGTTTGGCCCAATGGCACAATATAAGATTGAAGACTCCCAACGCATACAATTACAATACAACTTAATAAGAAGTCATGCTTCTGGAACTGGCAACCCATTAACAGGACGTTATGTAAAAGCAGCAATGTTAGCAAGACTAAACACATTGTGCTTAGGAAATTCTGGCGTTCACAAATCTGTTGTAGCTTTAATGGCAGAACTAATAAATAAAGATATTACACCTTTAATTTATGAGCATGGTGGTGTTGGCGCGAGTGGAGACTTAGTACAACTTGCACATATGGCTCTTGTTTTAATAGGTGAAGGCGAAGTTTTTGTTAAAGGCCAACGCTTATTAACCAAAGATGTGTTTACCAAAGACAATTTAAATCCTATTAAAGTAGAGTTGAGAGAAGGTTTAGCTATTATGAATGGCACCTCTGTTATGACAGGTATTGGCATTGTAAACACACTCTACACAAGACGTCTTTTACATTGGATGGTTGCCTGTTCTTCTGCTATAAATGAAATTGTACAAGCTTATGATGATCATTTATCTTTTGAGCTTAATAATACAAAAAAGCATGTTGGGCAACGTGATATTGCAGAAATGATGCGCAACCATTTATCTGATAGCAAATTAACTCGAAAAAGAGAGCATCACCTTTATAAAGACAACAAGAACGTTACTGTCTTCGAAGAAAAAGTACAAGAATATTATTCTTTACGTTGTGTTCCACAAATATTAGGACCTGTGTTAGACACTTTAAATATGGTCGAAAAAATACTGATTGAAGAAGTAAACTCTGCAAATGACAACCCTATTGTAAACGTTAAAGATAAACAAGTATATCATGGTGGTAATTTTCACGGTGACTATGTGTCTTTAGAGATGGACAAGTTAAAAATTGTAGTTGCTAAGTTGAGTATGCTTGCAGAAAGACAGCTTAATTACCTGCTAAATTCTAAACTAAATAATATTCTCACTCCTTTTGTGAATTTAGGACAACTTGGTTTAAATTTTGGGATGCAAGGTGTTCAATTTACTGCAACTTCTACTACTGCAGAAAATCAAATGCTTTCTAACCCAATGTATGTACATAGCATACCTAACAACAATGACAACCAAGACGTTGTGAGTATGGGCACAAATGCTGCTTTAATCACTAAGAAAGTAATTGAAAATGCTTTTGAAGTTGTAGCTATTGAATTAATAACTATTGTTCAAGCCATTGAGTTCTTAGATGTAAAAGACAAAGTATCTTCTAAAACAAAGGTTTTCTTTGATCAAATAAGAGAAATAGTTCCCGCTTTTAAAGAAGATGTGGTTATGTATCCTTATGTTAATAAGGTAAAATCATTTATTATTGAAACTGAAATAGAGCAAGACTAA
- a CDS encoding phosphopantetheine-binding protein, whose amino-acid sequence MTKDQIIEKVNYFLIDEFEADEDDITPQANLKTTLELDSLDFVDLVVAVESNFGVKLVGDDFTNVVVLQDFYDLIERKVN is encoded by the coding sequence ATGACTAAAGATCAAATCATTGAGAAGGTAAATTATTTTCTCATAGATGAATTTGAGGCGGATGAAGATGATATTACGCCTCAAGCAAATTTAAAAACTACCTTGGAGTTAGACAGCTTAGACTTTGTAGACCTAGTTGTAGCGGTTGAGTCTAACTTTGGAGTGAAGCTTGTAGGAGATGATTTTACCAACGTGGTTGTCCTTCAAGATTTTTACGACCTTATTGAGCGTAAGGTAAACTAA